One Burkholderia pyrrocinia DNA segment encodes these proteins:
- a CDS encoding NCS2 family permease: protein MSATDTMPARAPANWLERRFALAARGTSVRTETIAGVTSFLAAAYLLVVIPSLLATGGMERGAATTATIIVFVLFTTLMGLYANLPFLVGPGIGGSVIIGVTLATTEHIGWQTGLGIACVSGVLFFLLTILGARGVVVRLIPVQIKLGLGASIGLFVTMLGLRNAGMVVANAKTNAFALGDFSRPGALVALIGLAVAVVLQARKVPGAILIAILVAAAAGVPLGVTRLPASFVSLPHSIAPIAFKLDIGSALSLAAAPYLFAFFAAEFFSTLGTALAVGAKANLLDEHGNLPDINRPFLVDSLAATLGPVFGIPALTALIESAAGVEAGGRSGLSSLAAAVLFAAMLLFVPVALAIPKEATAPALILIGLSMFATIRHTHFDDFTDALPVMSMVLLTLMSNSFGTGIAGGLLCYVLVKLLAGRWRDVSWGLVVLAIPLGYYFWTVVKPH, encoded by the coding sequence ATGTCAGCGACTGACACGATGCCGGCGCGTGCGCCGGCCAACTGGCTCGAACGCCGCTTCGCGCTCGCCGCGCGCGGCACGAGCGTGCGCACCGAGACGATCGCGGGCGTCACGTCGTTTCTCGCGGCCGCGTACCTGCTCGTCGTGATCCCCTCGCTGCTCGCCACCGGCGGCATGGAGCGCGGTGCGGCGACGACCGCGACGATCATCGTGTTCGTGCTGTTCACCACGCTGATGGGGCTCTACGCGAACCTGCCGTTCCTGGTCGGCCCAGGCATCGGCGGCTCGGTGATCATCGGCGTGACGCTCGCGACGACGGAACACATCGGCTGGCAGACGGGCCTCGGTATCGCGTGCGTGTCGGGCGTGCTGTTCTTCCTGCTGACGATCCTCGGCGCGCGCGGCGTCGTGGTGCGGCTGATTCCGGTGCAGATCAAGCTCGGGCTCGGCGCGTCGATCGGGTTGTTCGTCACGATGCTCGGGCTGCGCAATGCGGGGATGGTCGTCGCGAACGCGAAGACCAACGCGTTCGCGCTCGGCGACTTCTCGCGGCCGGGCGCGCTCGTCGCGCTGATCGGCCTGGCGGTCGCGGTCGTGCTGCAGGCGCGCAAGGTGCCGGGCGCGATCCTGATCGCGATCCTCGTCGCGGCCGCGGCCGGCGTGCCGCTCGGCGTCACGCGCCTGCCCGCGTCGTTCGTGTCGCTGCCGCACAGCATCGCGCCGATCGCGTTCAAGCTCGACATCGGCAGCGCGTTGAGCCTGGCGGCCGCGCCGTACCTGTTCGCGTTCTTCGCGGCGGAATTCTTCTCCACACTCGGCACCGCGCTCGCGGTCGGCGCGAAGGCGAACCTGCTCGACGAGCACGGCAACCTGCCGGACATCAACCGGCCGTTCCTCGTCGATTCGCTCGCCGCGACGCTCGGGCCCGTGTTCGGCATCCCCGCGCTGACCGCGCTGATCGAATCGGCGGCGGGCGTCGAGGCCGGCGGGCGCAGCGGGCTGTCGTCGCTGGCAGCGGCCGTGCTGTTCGCCGCGATGCTGCTGTTCGTGCCGGTCGCGCTCGCGATCCCGAAGGAGGCGACCGCGCCGGCACTGATCCTGATCGGGCTGTCGATGTTCGCGACGATCCGCCATACGCATTTCGACGACTTCACCGATGCGCTGCCCGTGATGTCGATGGTGCTGCTCACGCTGATGTCGAACAGCTTCGGCACCGGCATCGCGGGCGGGCTGCTGTGCTACGTGCTCGTCAAGCTGCTGGCCGGCCGCTGGCGCGACGTGTCATGGGGGCTCGTCGTGCTCGCGATTCCGCTCGGCTATTACTTCTGGACCGTCGTGAAGCCGCACTGA